The genomic interval ACATGCCACTCACGTTCATCACGGATCGGTTCAATTCACTTACTTTATGGCAGTTGCATAATCTGTTGGCATGACAATTATCACTGAAAGGATTGACAGCTGTGGTCACACGCTTAATGGATTATAAAAACCCCGATTCACATTATTCTTATGATTTGAAACAAAGTAGATTCTTCACCAAAAATAAAGCCAATTATATTAATGTACTTGGTCCTGAACAATTGCGTACAATCGGCGATGTGTTTTTACTTGACGTGTTTCTTAGTGCCGGCAATGTTGTTGAACCGCATTACCATTCGAATGCATCTGAGTTAATTTATTGTATTTCCGGTGAAACAATTGTTTCTATGATCAATCCATCCACTAATGAACTGAAAAATATACGGATTCACCCTCAGCAAGTAGTGACTATTCCACAGGGATGGTGGCATTATTTTGCGGCAAATGTGGATAATACACACGTCCTTACAATTTATGATACTTCTGAGCTTGATACTGTTTGGGGTTCCGACGTTCTTCGCTTGACGCCGCCCGAGGTGTTTGCCCATACGTATTGCCTTGATAAAGGGCAGATTCAACAAGCGTTACAGTCGATAGGGGAGACGGTTATTATCGGGCCGCCTGTGGATTGTAAGCAAAAAGGTGGATACAGTAAGGAGCAGGCTTACTATCAACCTTATTATCCTCCAGGTCCATACTACACAAGACCAATGGCTCCTCCATATAACTAGACTTGAAAATGGATCAGATAGTTTGAGGCATAAAAAAGGTTTCTCTATAGTTTGATTGTTACACACTGGATTAAATGGACGCCTGTTCTGAATAGGGGGCGTCTTTTATTGCTTATATCCCGACCGGTGTCTTTCCGGATAAGATGTCATTCTTCTAAGGCGGGTCATTTGCGGAATAAAAGAAGGAATTACCGATGCGGTATTGAATTAATTAGCATATAAAACTTTTTTAAGTGAGGGTTTAAAATGAATGGGCTAATTAATTCAATCTTTGTTGTCGACGTCGCCGGGAGTCTACCTGTTTCGGTTCAATCAGTCCGGGCTGTGCCGGGTAAAGGTTTGGAAGGTGACCGATATTATCATAAGGCCGGATATTGGTCGCACAATGGTAATCTCCCCCGGGATGTTACACTTGTTGATATCGAAACATTGGAGCGGATTGAAGCGGAGTATAATATTGCTATTGAGCCAGGGGAACATCGGAGAAACATCGAAACGAAAGGAATAGACCTAACCGCATTAGTTGGCAAGAAGTTTCAGATTGGGGAAATTACCTTGCAAGGTATTCGTGTTTGTGAACCGTGTGCACATCTGGTTGAACTTACTGGAAAAAAGCAGCTTTTAAGAGGGTTGGTTCATAGTGGTCTGGTTGCAGAAATCTTGACAGACGGGGTAATCCATGTTGGAAATCAATTGAAATAGTCGTTGTCAGCGAAAGACTAAAATTTTCTATGAAACTATGTCGTCATTCCGCTTCCTTTTGTACAGGGGGGGAGCTAAGTTGTCTATTATTTTAGTACAAAAGAATACATAGCATAAAATGACGGCAATTATCGGAATATTTAATAAAGTTGAAATGAAGTCATTATTTTCCGGAAAACTGGACGTGTTTGGGTTATTTTTCCCTGTTGCCAGTTTTCCGTTGTTGGTCTTAAATAAATCCTAAAGCTAGTTCTCTTCCATAGCCGCAAGCACTAATTTTGCATATCTTCTTACGGTTTCTTTTTTTTCTTGTGTAGTTAATTTATTAAATGGTTGTTCGTTGGGGAGTACAACATAGCTTAAAAATATACCGCCCAACTGTCTCGCGCAAAAGTCTGTATCAACGGATTGATTTTTAAGTTTAAAATGATATTCTATCCCTTTTTTTAAACTCATGAAAATTATTTCTGGCAAGTTAATTTCTTTTGGTA from Lentibacillus cibarius carries:
- a CDS encoding cupin domain-containing protein, with amino-acid sequence MVTRLMDYKNPDSHYSYDLKQSRFFTKNKANYINVLGPEQLRTIGDVFLLDVFLSAGNVVEPHYHSNASELIYCISGETIVSMINPSTNELKNIRIHPQQVVTIPQGWWHYFAANVDNTHVLTIYDTSELDTVWGSDVLRLTPPEVFAHTYCLDKGQIQQALQSIGETVIIGPPVDCKQKGGYSKEQAYYQPYYPPGPYYTRPMAPPYN
- a CDS encoding MOSC domain-containing protein; this translates as MNGLINSIFVVDVAGSLPVSVQSVRAVPGKGLEGDRYYHKAGYWSHNGNLPRDVTLVDIETLERIEAEYNIAIEPGEHRRNIETKGIDLTALVGKKFQIGEITLQGIRVCEPCAHLVELTGKKQLLRGLVHSGLVAEILTDGVIHVGNQLK